In one window of Calypte anna isolate BGI_N300 chromosome 1, bCalAnn1_v1.p, whole genome shotgun sequence DNA:
- the AKAP11 gene encoding A-kinase anchor protein 11 isoform X1, with product MDKYARTQGNRMKPRISVKKNFGEGVLHCMKSLLHSRKELCSVSAEEYLNREEQDNFIEITFIGFAEEKSTAHLKELAAVSAELPDVLKSVQLCNLKENEVIFLKDIKATWAKPYVMKHQSQLPEVFCVMRLSPSFPRIKVDYIFTLLSKYTTGVRYAVEINSSQKHRAEPSHGEDDDTNQSVSSIEDDFVTAFEHLDEDEPSKLQSAGVSSCTSQNHRDAASQTIPAQSLEVADSKILVGSTRRKSSARSSTLIDILGLKELSSVKNSVTTSVSDPWIQRSFYKPYNPSDQGVNFLRKTLFSSSPAESSESDCSSPSPIIFLDEEGYQKSLKAKLQLPKIPVVKDGIEDSDSEVSEFFDSFDQFDDLEQALENSCKVIRDPILGNPSQKRRTAHEQLSSARVTMNPQKFKSDRPALPANVRKPTPRKPESPYSSIFDVPDSPRPVKTSGEENGALFSPIRSSAFSPLGSCGSSECLCRISLGGDGTGQNHHDAVCNSYSAYADSVSFEILGSVFHSESSSGQVCAGDYLKHKGIAWKEKKGQAADLKMKNREPDKQAKSKHKSLMIRDSIQKFATELVEKSFGSAFKDLQKGVSSCTNALCHLAARLTSSVFQMAFYEIGRRRAISLKERAINGIANLLVSEAITGALKELRHVKKQIFTNTVARFAADLAEELVFEGIMEVCQFSYPSTPTAAQPSAFDYEDKVVRSYARDLSESVIQEAFIELSQVDVTFTTQAAISVSMDNIKYVSAESMIESTQTSTVFPHFSDRVALKPAQDSKKEYTVQQALFCTSGLVSSIPVPLAGRALCQHQVSSDAYKIKVTTASNSDDSTKVCKDSTHPFFTSRKREEEVTSFRNVYLTSDHSQSTGSTLSLPHNQNDTKQANNRSVMNNTEFTSGSKGINTFSGTMVDIIVNEAYEAITSSRVTKAVEEYRDFLTRKIVDKKPHTQCIGEDFPKNVFADHLAKYVIKQSVDESKAVLCNTRDNLACSVTSETCADSSRKGQCVTKKQEAEKQSNVSVIVEQQQMPSINPCKFLLTPTHSVQCFSESKDCWQEQKGHSFSAKSPSPCSAVTFAKHVLQDFTETGSYSTPYLNKPSKTHDTQKPSSGPLTYKQADCFLHANRFSSVMLGSEEALQVEDKSNLKDGNTCAMPDTPPPTPLVPCQGSSERNLRKLSKKLKGELAKEFAPATPPSTPYNPSVTGLSVTEHDALENEEFMLKLMRSLSEEVESSEDEYHSEIPVEKKECAEKTVQYADCLASHIISIATEMAASHLDGKTNEREADREVQLGMQSKRWGYTAFVNIPEETCNSLCNYAGDMAGKVINEAKKIVKSRHCKLLRLKRVNCQVDCVYVRKGDKDHSSKERCGPVQDQWLGEKDSSVLSLPQGSGMAGLTSKYPSCESVTDEYADHIIRVLKREGGNAELLMDQYASRLAYRSIKSGLQQAARKTKQRYNRKTFPGQNTQVSGKLELIKAVNKDAVQHMKSSIHRCEDQTYERSIDTQKMECTELLHFSESLARSITCDVRKKLKMSGACLPKSLTDSCLYKKTEFDEVTGDLIKTRFSRTFLPFSPDRKLYHSMGSLNENSYNQSIIQAIEEYARKVADDTLEMSLESAVLRVAENRKNGDKLSYTEKLSPFSGTVCRCCSMKEHRYCRESASHHLPVQESSIPVRHFLHAGLGSACQKSRVLQLDIPKIHVDVEQKTVFSDKGATVAIEKAEGELSYTSLAADSGIGQDGVSFAESLTTEIMTSAMTNIGQAVNISSVGREGFHSVESVVSQQMSLSIGDDSTGSWSNLSFEDEHPDESSSFLHLSDSSAVFSSSPGSNGNSSSWSSLGLEGDMYEENLSFPTSDSDGTEDKDEDSKDAVEGSEQIRKTLAVANIDLEPNLVDLQLRATLQWLAASETEVSDLHFHDSATREFVFLSRRLRERDWKVGDLLQAVLKYCEIIEKAADGEQALNKSLVSWLLENV from the exons aattttggTGAAGGTGTACTGCACTGTATGAAGTCACTGCTACACAGCAGGAAAGAATTATGCAGTGTATCAGCAGAGGAATATCTGAATCGGGAAGAACAAGATAACTTTATTGAG ATTACATTTATAGGTTTTGCTGAAGAGAAGAGTACTGCCCATTTGAAG GAGTTGGCAGCTGTTTCTGCAGAACTCCCAGATGTTCTGAAATCAGTCCAATTGTGCAATCtaaaagaaaatgaggtgaTATTTCTAAAAGATATAAAGGCAACGTGGGCAAAACCTTATGTCATGAAACATCAG agtcaGCTTCCTGAAGTCTTCTGTGTGATGAGACTGTCTCCTTCATTCCCAAGGATCAAAGTTGATTATATATTTACCTTGCTGAGCAAGTATACCACAGGGGTAAGGTATGCAGTGGAAATAAACTCGTCACAAAAGCATCGAGCAGAGCCATCCCATGGAGAAGATGATGACACAAATCAGTCAGTTTCTTCAATTGAGGATGATTTTGTCACTGCTTTTGAACACTTAGATGAAGATGAGCCTTCAAAGCTACAAAGTGCTG GTGTGAGCAGCTGTACTTCTCAGAACCATCGTGATGCTGCTTCACAGACCATTCCTGCTCAAAGCTTAGAAGTTGCTGACTCCAAGATCCTTGTGGGTTCTACACGTCGGAAGTCATCTGCCAGATCTTCTACTTTAATTGATATTTTGGGGCTTAAGGAACTGTCCTCAGTAAAAAATTCAGTTACAACCTCAGTTTCTGACCCTTGGATACAAAGGAGTTTCTACAAGCCATACAATCCTTCTGATCAAGGTGTTAATTTTTTACGtaaaacattgttttcttcctctccagctgAATCCTCTGAGTCAGATTGCTCCAGCCCAAGCCCCATCATCTTCTTAGATGAAGAAGGGTATCAAAAAAGCTTGAAGGCAAAACTTCAACTGCCAAAAATTCCAGTAGTGAAAGATGGTATAGAGGATTCAGACTCAGAAGTGAGTGAATTTTTTGATAGTTTTGATCAGTTCGATGACCTGGAACAAGCCTTGGAAAACTCTTGCAAAGTTATTAGAGATCCCATTCTAGGGAATCCCTCCCAGAAAAGGAGGACTGCACATGAACAGTTGTCTTCTGCAAGGGTTACAATGAACCCTCAGAAATTCAAGTCTGATCGTCCCGCTCTCCCAGCCAATGTAAGGAAACCAACTCCTCGTAAACCAGAATCACCATATAGCAGCATCTTTGATGTCCCAGATTCCCCTCGTCCAGTTAAAACTTCAGGGGAAGAGAATGGAGCCTTGTTCAGCCCTATTAGATCATCAGCTTTCAGTCCACTGGGGAGCTGTGGTTCTTCTGAGTGTTTATGTCGAATTAGTCTTGGTGGAGATGGGACAGGTCAAAATCACCATGATGCAGTTTGTAATAGTTACTCAGCATATGCTGATAGTGTTTCCTTTGAAATACTGGgttctgtttttcattctgaGTCCTCATCGGGCCAAGTATGTGCAGGAGATTACTTGAAACACAAAGGAATtgcttggaaagagaaaaaaggtcAAGCTGCAGatctcaaaatgaaaaatagggAGCCAGATAAACAAGCAAAATCTAAACATAAGTCGTTAATGATCAGAGATAGTATTCAAAAATTTGCAACTGAATTAGTTGAAAAAAGTTTTGGCAGCGCATTTAAAGACCTGCAAAAAGGTGTTTCTTCATGCACCAATGCACTTTGTCATTTGGCTGCTAGGTTGACTTCTTCTGTCTTCCAAATGGCTTTTTATGAGATTGGAAGACGTAGAGCAATCTCCCTGAAGGAACGTGCCATTAATGGGATAGCAAACCTTTTGGTGAGTGAAGCCATAACTGGTGCTTTGAAAGAACTGCGGCACgtaaagaaacaaatattcaCCAACACCGTTGCCAGGTTTGCGGCAGACCTTGCTGAGGAACTTGTATTTGAAGGAATCATGGAAGTCTGCCAGTTTTCATACCCGTCAACACCCACAGCTGCCCAGCCCTCAGCATTTGATTATGAAGACAAAGTGGTAAGATCGTATGCCAGAGATTTGTCTGAGTCTGTCATTCAGGAGGCTTTTATTGAACTATCTCAGGTTGATGTGACCTTCACGACACAAGCAGCCATTAGTGTTTCCATGGACAACATTAAATATGTGAGTGCAGAAAGTATGATAGAGTCAACACAGACTTCTAcagtttttcctcattttagTGATAGGGTGGCGCTGAAGCCAGCCCAAGATTCCAAGAAGGAGTATACAGTACAACAAGCTCTATTTTGCACTTCTGGTCTTGTAAGTTCAATACCTGTGCCCTTAGCTGGAAGAGCTCTTTGTCAACATCAGGTTTCCTCTGATGcttataaaataaaagtaaccACTGCTTCAAATTCTGATGACAGTACAAAAGTCTGCAAAGATTCCACTCATCCTTTTTTCAcaagcagaaagagagaggaagaagtcacttctttcagaaatgtgtATCTAACTTCAGATCACAGTCAAAGTACTGGAAGTACTCTGTCACTCCCACATAACCAAAATGATACCAAGCAAGCAAACAACAGATCTGTAATGAACAATACAGAATTTACAAGTGGGTCAAAAGGCATTAATACTTTCTCTGGAACTATGGTAGATATAATAGTGAATGAAGCTTATGAAGCCATAACCTCATCTAGAGTAACAAAAGCAGTAGAAGAGTATAGAgattttttaacaagaaaaatagtAGATAAAAAACCTCACACGCAATGTATTGGTGAAGATTTCCCCAAGAATGTGTTTGCAGATCACTTGGCCAAGTATGTCATAAAACAATCTGTGgatgaaagcaaagctgtgttATGCAACACACGTGATAATTTAGCGTGTAGTGTGACCTCAGAGACTTGTGCAGATAGCAGTAGAAAAGGACAATGTGTAACAAAGAAGCAAGAGgctgaaaagcaaagtaatGTTTCTGTAATTGTGGAACAACAACAGATGCCTTCAATTAATCCATGTAAATTTCTTCTTACTCCAACTCATTCTGTTCAGTGTTTTTCAGAATCTAAAGATTGTTGGCAGGAACAAAAAGGACACAGTTTTTCTGCAAAATCACCATCGCCTTGCTCTGCTGTGACTTTTGCTAAGCATGTTCTACAGGACTTCACTGAGACAGGAAGCTACTCAACACCATACTTAAACAAGCCCTCAAAAACCCATGATACTCAGAAACCATCATCAGGACCTTTGACTTACAAGCAGGCTGATTGTTTTCTGCATGCAAATAGGTTTTCTTCAGTCATGTTGGGCAGTGAGGAAGCATTGCAGGTAGAAGATAAATCAAATCTCAAAGATGGAAATACCTGTGCAATGCCTGATACACCCCCACCAACTCCTTTAGTACCGTGTCAGGGTAGTTCTGAAAGGAACCTAAGAAAACTGTCTAAGAAACTCAAGGGAGAATTAGCAAAGGAATTTGCACCTGCAACACCACCTTCCACACCTTACAATCCATCTGTTACTGGTTTGTCTGTAACAGAACATGATGCTCTGGAAAATGAGGAATTTATGTTGAAACTCATGCGGTCGCTTTCTGAAGAAGTGGAAAGCAGTGAAGATGAGTATCATTCTGAAATCCCTGTGGAGAAAAAGGAATGTGCAGAAAAAACAGTTCAGTATGCAGATTGCTTAGCTAGCCATATAATTTCAATAGCAACTGAAATGGCTGCTTCCCATTTAGATGGTAAAACCAATGAAAGAGAAGCTGATAGAGAGGTTCAGTTAGGTATGCAAAGCAAAAGATGGGGATACACTGCATTTGTAAATATCCCGGAAGAGACCTGTAATTCCTTATGTAATTATGCAGGTGATATGGCAGGAAAAGTCATCAACGAAGCCAAGAAAATAGTGAAGTCAAGGCATTGTAAACTGTTGAGGTTGAAGCGGGTGAACTGTCAGGTGGATTGTGTTTATGTGAGAAAAGGTGATAAAGATCACAGTTCAAAAGAACGGTGTGGTCCAGTGCAGGATCAGTGGCTGGGGGAGAAAGACTCATCTGTACTTTCCTTACCACAAGGCTCAGGCATGGCAGGCTTGACTTCCAAATACCCCAGCTGTGAAAGTGTGACTGATGAATACGCAGATCATATTATTCGAGTGCTGAAAAGAGAAGGTGGTAATGCTGAACTGTTAATGGATCAATATGCTAGCAGACTTGCTTACAGGTCTATCAAATCAGGCTTACAGCAAGCTGCtagaaaaaccaaacagaggTACAACAGAAAGACATTTCCTGGTCAAAATACACAGGTCAGTGGTAAGCTGGAGCTGATCAAAGCAGTGAATAAAGATGCAGTACAGCACATGAAAAGCAGCATTCATCGCTGTGAAGACCAAACGTATGAAAGGAGTATTGACACACAGAAAATGGAATGTACTGAGCTGTTACATTTTTCGGAGTCCCTTGCTCGCAGTATCACTTGTGATGTCAGGAAGAAATTGAAAATGTCGGGAGCATGTTTGCCAAAATCTCTGACAGATTCCTGTCTGTATAAAAAGACTGAATTTGATGAAGTCACGGGGGATCTTATTAAAACAAGATTTTCTAGGacatttcttcccttctccccagatCGTAAACTCTACCATAGTATGGGCAGTTTAAATGAAAACAGCTACAATCAAAGCATAATTCAAGCTATAGAAGAGTACGCTAGGAAAGTAGCAGATGATACTCTAGAAATGAGTTTAGAGTCAGCTGTTCTCCGTGTggctgagaacagaaaaaatgggGATAAGCTCTCATATACTGAGAAACTGTCTCCTTTTTCTGGAACTGTCTGTAGATGCTGCAGTATGAAGGAACATCGGTACTGTAGAGAAAGTGCATCTCATCATCTACCTGTGCAAGAATCCTCCATTCCAGTGAGGCATTTTCTTCATGCTGGATTGGGCAGTGCTTGTCAAAAATCAAGAGTGCTTCAACTTGACATTCCTAAAATTCACGTTGATGTAGAACAGAAGACAGTGTTTTCTGACAAGGGAGCTACTGTAGCCatagagaaagcagaaggagagCTGAGTTACACAAGTCTGGCAGCTGACAGTGGTATTGGACAAGATGGAGTCAGTTTTGCTGAGAGCCTTACTACTGAAATAATGACATCAGCTATGACTAATATTGGTCAGGCAGTTAACATAAG cTCTGTCGGAAGGGAAGGATTTCACTCTGTTGAATCTGTTGTTAGCCAGCAGATGAGTCTTAGTATTGGTGATGATAGCACTGGGAGCTGGTCAAATCTAAGTTTTGAAGATGAACATCCTGATGAGAGCAGCAGTTTTCTTCACCTCAGTGACAG
- the AKAP11 gene encoding A-kinase anchor protein 11 isoform X2 — MDKYARTQGNRMKPRISVKKNFGEGVLHCMKSLLHSRKELCSVSAEEYLNREEQDNFIEITFIGFAEEKSTAHLKELAAVSAELPDVLKSVQLCNLKENEVIFLKDIKATWAKPYVMKHQSQLPEVFCVMRLSPSFPRIKVDYIFTLLSKYTTGVRYAVEINSSQKHRAEPSHGEDDDTNQSVSSIEDDFVTAFEHLDEDEPSKLQSAGVSSCTSQNHRDAASQTIPAQSLEVADSKILVGSTRRKSSARSSTLIDILGLKELSSVKNSVTTSVSDPWIQRSFYKPYNPSDQGVNFLRKTLFSSSPAESSESDCSSPSPIIFLDEEGYQKSLKAKLQLPKIPVVKDGIEDSDSEVSEFFDSFDQFDDLEQALENSCKVIRDPILGNPSQKRRTAHEQLSSARVTMNPQKFKSDRPALPANVRKPTPRKPESPYSSIFDVPDSPRPVKTSGEENGALFSPIRSSAFSPLGSCGSSECLCRISLGGDGTGQNHHDAVCNSYSAYADSVSFEILGSVFHSESSSGQVCAGDYLKHKGIAWKEKKGQAADLKMKNREPDKQAKSKHKSLMIRDSIQKFATELVEKSFGSAFKDLQKGVSSCTNALCHLAARLTSSVFQMAFYEIGRRRAISLKERAINGIANLLVSEAITGALKELRHVKKQIFTNTVARFAADLAEELVFEGIMEVCQFSYPSTPTAAQPSAFDYEDKVVRSYARDLSESVIQEAFIELSQVDVTFTTQAAISVSMDNIKYVSAESMIESTQTSTVFPHFSDRVALKPAQDSKKEYTVQQALFCTSGLVSSIPVPLAGRALCQHQVSSDAYKIKVTTASNSDDSTKVCKDSTHPFFTSRKREEEVTSFRNVYLTSDHSQSTGSTLSLPHNQNDTKQANNRSVMNNTEFTSGSKGINTFSGTMVDIIVNEAYEAITSSRVTKAVEEYRDFLTRKIVDKKPHTQCIGEDFPKNVFADHLAKYVIKQSVDESKAVLCNTRDNLACSVTSETCADSSRKGQCVTKKQEAEKQSNVSVIVEQQQMPSINPCKFLLTPTHSVQCFSESKDCWQEQKGHSFSAKSPSPCSAVTFAKHVLQDFTETGSYSTPYLNKPSKTHDTQKPSSGPLTYKQADCFLHANRFSSVMLGSEEALQVEDKSNLKDGNTCAMPDTPPPTPLVPCQGSSERNLRKLSKKLKGELAKEFAPATPPSTPYNPSVTGLSVTEHDALENEEFMLKLMRSLSEEVESSEDEYHSEIPVEKKECAEKTVQYADCLASHIISIATEMAASHLDGKTNEREADREVQLGMQSKRWGYTAFVNIPEETCNSLCNYAGDMAGKVINEAKKIVKSRHCKLLRLKRVNCQVDCVYVRKGDKDHSSKERCGPVQDQWLGEKDSSVLSLPQGSGMAGLTSKYPSCESVTDEYADHIIRVLKREGGNAELLMDQYASRLAYRSIKSGLQQAARKTKQRYNRKTFPGQNTQVSGKLELIKAVNKDAVQHMKSSIHRCEDQTYERSIDTQKMECTELLHFSESLARSITCDVRKKLKMSGACLPKSLTDSCLYKKTEFDEVTGDLIKTRFSRTFLPFSPDRKLYHSMGSLNENSYNQSIIQAIEEYARKVADDTLEMSLESAVLRVAENRKNGDKLSYTEKLSPFSGTVCRCCSMKEHRYCRESASHHLPVQESSIPVRHFLHAGLGSACQKSRVLQLDIPKIHVDVEQKTVFSDKGATVAIEKAEGELSYTSLAADSGIGQDGVSFAESLTTEIMTSAMTNIGQAVNISSVGREGFHSVESVVSQQMSLSIGDDSTGSWSNLSFEDEHPDESSSFLHLSDSNGNSSSWSSLGLEGDMYEENLSFPTSDSDGTEDKDEDSKDAVEGSEQIRKTLAVANIDLEPNLVDLQLRATLQWLAASETEVSDLHFHDSATREFVFLSRRLRERDWKVGDLLQAVLKYCEIIEKAADGEQALNKSLVSWLLENV, encoded by the exons aattttggTGAAGGTGTACTGCACTGTATGAAGTCACTGCTACACAGCAGGAAAGAATTATGCAGTGTATCAGCAGAGGAATATCTGAATCGGGAAGAACAAGATAACTTTATTGAG ATTACATTTATAGGTTTTGCTGAAGAGAAGAGTACTGCCCATTTGAAG GAGTTGGCAGCTGTTTCTGCAGAACTCCCAGATGTTCTGAAATCAGTCCAATTGTGCAATCtaaaagaaaatgaggtgaTATTTCTAAAAGATATAAAGGCAACGTGGGCAAAACCTTATGTCATGAAACATCAG agtcaGCTTCCTGAAGTCTTCTGTGTGATGAGACTGTCTCCTTCATTCCCAAGGATCAAAGTTGATTATATATTTACCTTGCTGAGCAAGTATACCACAGGGGTAAGGTATGCAGTGGAAATAAACTCGTCACAAAAGCATCGAGCAGAGCCATCCCATGGAGAAGATGATGACACAAATCAGTCAGTTTCTTCAATTGAGGATGATTTTGTCACTGCTTTTGAACACTTAGATGAAGATGAGCCTTCAAAGCTACAAAGTGCTG GTGTGAGCAGCTGTACTTCTCAGAACCATCGTGATGCTGCTTCACAGACCATTCCTGCTCAAAGCTTAGAAGTTGCTGACTCCAAGATCCTTGTGGGTTCTACACGTCGGAAGTCATCTGCCAGATCTTCTACTTTAATTGATATTTTGGGGCTTAAGGAACTGTCCTCAGTAAAAAATTCAGTTACAACCTCAGTTTCTGACCCTTGGATACAAAGGAGTTTCTACAAGCCATACAATCCTTCTGATCAAGGTGTTAATTTTTTACGtaaaacattgttttcttcctctccagctgAATCCTCTGAGTCAGATTGCTCCAGCCCAAGCCCCATCATCTTCTTAGATGAAGAAGGGTATCAAAAAAGCTTGAAGGCAAAACTTCAACTGCCAAAAATTCCAGTAGTGAAAGATGGTATAGAGGATTCAGACTCAGAAGTGAGTGAATTTTTTGATAGTTTTGATCAGTTCGATGACCTGGAACAAGCCTTGGAAAACTCTTGCAAAGTTATTAGAGATCCCATTCTAGGGAATCCCTCCCAGAAAAGGAGGACTGCACATGAACAGTTGTCTTCTGCAAGGGTTACAATGAACCCTCAGAAATTCAAGTCTGATCGTCCCGCTCTCCCAGCCAATGTAAGGAAACCAACTCCTCGTAAACCAGAATCACCATATAGCAGCATCTTTGATGTCCCAGATTCCCCTCGTCCAGTTAAAACTTCAGGGGAAGAGAATGGAGCCTTGTTCAGCCCTATTAGATCATCAGCTTTCAGTCCACTGGGGAGCTGTGGTTCTTCTGAGTGTTTATGTCGAATTAGTCTTGGTGGAGATGGGACAGGTCAAAATCACCATGATGCAGTTTGTAATAGTTACTCAGCATATGCTGATAGTGTTTCCTTTGAAATACTGGgttctgtttttcattctgaGTCCTCATCGGGCCAAGTATGTGCAGGAGATTACTTGAAACACAAAGGAATtgcttggaaagagaaaaaaggtcAAGCTGCAGatctcaaaatgaaaaatagggAGCCAGATAAACAAGCAAAATCTAAACATAAGTCGTTAATGATCAGAGATAGTATTCAAAAATTTGCAACTGAATTAGTTGAAAAAAGTTTTGGCAGCGCATTTAAAGACCTGCAAAAAGGTGTTTCTTCATGCACCAATGCACTTTGTCATTTGGCTGCTAGGTTGACTTCTTCTGTCTTCCAAATGGCTTTTTATGAGATTGGAAGACGTAGAGCAATCTCCCTGAAGGAACGTGCCATTAATGGGATAGCAAACCTTTTGGTGAGTGAAGCCATAACTGGTGCTTTGAAAGAACTGCGGCACgtaaagaaacaaatattcaCCAACACCGTTGCCAGGTTTGCGGCAGACCTTGCTGAGGAACTTGTATTTGAAGGAATCATGGAAGTCTGCCAGTTTTCATACCCGTCAACACCCACAGCTGCCCAGCCCTCAGCATTTGATTATGAAGACAAAGTGGTAAGATCGTATGCCAGAGATTTGTCTGAGTCTGTCATTCAGGAGGCTTTTATTGAACTATCTCAGGTTGATGTGACCTTCACGACACAAGCAGCCATTAGTGTTTCCATGGACAACATTAAATATGTGAGTGCAGAAAGTATGATAGAGTCAACACAGACTTCTAcagtttttcctcattttagTGATAGGGTGGCGCTGAAGCCAGCCCAAGATTCCAAGAAGGAGTATACAGTACAACAAGCTCTATTTTGCACTTCTGGTCTTGTAAGTTCAATACCTGTGCCCTTAGCTGGAAGAGCTCTTTGTCAACATCAGGTTTCCTCTGATGcttataaaataaaagtaaccACTGCTTCAAATTCTGATGACAGTACAAAAGTCTGCAAAGATTCCACTCATCCTTTTTTCAcaagcagaaagagagaggaagaagtcacttctttcagaaatgtgtATCTAACTTCAGATCACAGTCAAAGTACTGGAAGTACTCTGTCACTCCCACATAACCAAAATGATACCAAGCAAGCAAACAACAGATCTGTAATGAACAATACAGAATTTACAAGTGGGTCAAAAGGCATTAATACTTTCTCTGGAACTATGGTAGATATAATAGTGAATGAAGCTTATGAAGCCATAACCTCATCTAGAGTAACAAAAGCAGTAGAAGAGTATAGAgattttttaacaagaaaaatagtAGATAAAAAACCTCACACGCAATGTATTGGTGAAGATTTCCCCAAGAATGTGTTTGCAGATCACTTGGCCAAGTATGTCATAAAACAATCTGTGgatgaaagcaaagctgtgttATGCAACACACGTGATAATTTAGCGTGTAGTGTGACCTCAGAGACTTGTGCAGATAGCAGTAGAAAAGGACAATGTGTAACAAAGAAGCAAGAGgctgaaaagcaaagtaatGTTTCTGTAATTGTGGAACAACAACAGATGCCTTCAATTAATCCATGTAAATTTCTTCTTACTCCAACTCATTCTGTTCAGTGTTTTTCAGAATCTAAAGATTGTTGGCAGGAACAAAAAGGACACAGTTTTTCTGCAAAATCACCATCGCCTTGCTCTGCTGTGACTTTTGCTAAGCATGTTCTACAGGACTTCACTGAGACAGGAAGCTACTCAACACCATACTTAAACAAGCCCTCAAAAACCCATGATACTCAGAAACCATCATCAGGACCTTTGACTTACAAGCAGGCTGATTGTTTTCTGCATGCAAATAGGTTTTCTTCAGTCATGTTGGGCAGTGAGGAAGCATTGCAGGTAGAAGATAAATCAAATCTCAAAGATGGAAATACCTGTGCAATGCCTGATACACCCCCACCAACTCCTTTAGTACCGTGTCAGGGTAGTTCTGAAAGGAACCTAAGAAAACTGTCTAAGAAACTCAAGGGAGAATTAGCAAAGGAATTTGCACCTGCAACACCACCTTCCACACCTTACAATCCATCTGTTACTGGTTTGTCTGTAACAGAACATGATGCTCTGGAAAATGAGGAATTTATGTTGAAACTCATGCGGTCGCTTTCTGAAGAAGTGGAAAGCAGTGAAGATGAGTATCATTCTGAAATCCCTGTGGAGAAAAAGGAATGTGCAGAAAAAACAGTTCAGTATGCAGATTGCTTAGCTAGCCATATAATTTCAATAGCAACTGAAATGGCTGCTTCCCATTTAGATGGTAAAACCAATGAAAGAGAAGCTGATAGAGAGGTTCAGTTAGGTATGCAAAGCAAAAGATGGGGATACACTGCATTTGTAAATATCCCGGAAGAGACCTGTAATTCCTTATGTAATTATGCAGGTGATATGGCAGGAAAAGTCATCAACGAAGCCAAGAAAATAGTGAAGTCAAGGCATTGTAAACTGTTGAGGTTGAAGCGGGTGAACTGTCAGGTGGATTGTGTTTATGTGAGAAAAGGTGATAAAGATCACAGTTCAAAAGAACGGTGTGGTCCAGTGCAGGATCAGTGGCTGGGGGAGAAAGACTCATCTGTACTTTCCTTACCACAAGGCTCAGGCATGGCAGGCTTGACTTCCAAATACCCCAGCTGTGAAAGTGTGACTGATGAATACGCAGATCATATTATTCGAGTGCTGAAAAGAGAAGGTGGTAATGCTGAACTGTTAATGGATCAATATGCTAGCAGACTTGCTTACAGGTCTATCAAATCAGGCTTACAGCAAGCTGCtagaaaaaccaaacagaggTACAACAGAAAGACATTTCCTGGTCAAAATACACAGGTCAGTGGTAAGCTGGAGCTGATCAAAGCAGTGAATAAAGATGCAGTACAGCACATGAAAAGCAGCATTCATCGCTGTGAAGACCAAACGTATGAAAGGAGTATTGACACACAGAAAATGGAATGTACTGAGCTGTTACATTTTTCGGAGTCCCTTGCTCGCAGTATCACTTGTGATGTCAGGAAGAAATTGAAAATGTCGGGAGCATGTTTGCCAAAATCTCTGACAGATTCCTGTCTGTATAAAAAGACTGAATTTGATGAAGTCACGGGGGATCTTATTAAAACAAGATTTTCTAGGacatttcttcccttctccccagatCGTAAACTCTACCATAGTATGGGCAGTTTAAATGAAAACAGCTACAATCAAAGCATAATTCAAGCTATAGAAGAGTACGCTAGGAAAGTAGCAGATGATACTCTAGAAATGAGTTTAGAGTCAGCTGTTCTCCGTGTggctgagaacagaaaaaatgggGATAAGCTCTCATATACTGAGAAACTGTCTCCTTTTTCTGGAACTGTCTGTAGATGCTGCAGTATGAAGGAACATCGGTACTGTAGAGAAAGTGCATCTCATCATCTACCTGTGCAAGAATCCTCCATTCCAGTGAGGCATTTTCTTCATGCTGGATTGGGCAGTGCTTGTCAAAAATCAAGAGTGCTTCAACTTGACATTCCTAAAATTCACGTTGATGTAGAACAGAAGACAGTGTTTTCTGACAAGGGAGCTACTGTAGCCatagagaaagcagaaggagagCTGAGTTACACAAGTCTGGCAGCTGACAGTGGTATTGGACAAGATGGAGTCAGTTTTGCTGAGAGCCTTACTACTGAAATAATGACATCAGCTATGACTAATATTGGTCAGGCAGTTAACATAAG cTCTGTCGGAAGGGAAGGATTTCACTCTGTTGAATCTGTTGTTAGCCAGCAGATGAGTCTTAGTATTGGTGATGATAGCACTGGGAGCTGGTCAAATCTAAGTTTTGAAGATGAACATCCTGATGAGAGCAGCAGTTTTCTTCACCTCAGTGACAG